A window from Fibrobacter sp. UWB11 encodes these proteins:
- a CDS encoding valine--tRNA ligase, protein MEMETRYNPKIVEDRWHDQWNKNNDFAPSGKGEPFSVVIPPPNVTGALHLGHALNDTLQDILVRYRRKTGRDTLWIPGTDHAGIATQAVVEKRLFQDEHKTRHDIGRDALVERIWKWKDEYEARITKQLKSLGVSCDWSRQRFTLDPVCAKAVRHAFFNLFKKGLIYRGKRLVNWDTKLQTAVADDEIYYETVKGHFWTFKYPLADGSGFIPVSTTRPETIMGDTALAVHPNDERYKQFIGKMLKVPFVNREIPVIADAILVDMEFGTGSVKVTPAHDPNDYATGLRHKLPMINIMNDDGSLNENAGPFQGMKGQAARDAVVKGLEDLGLLIKVEDHEMQVGHSDRSKTVIEPYLSDQWFVKMDVLADNAMKAVTSGEIKIIPERYANKYLDWLKEKRDWCISRQLWWGHRIPIWHADETTTEEDLSKAFAGRNDIYYYKAQNGIWLICSEEENLSEDAVAGHKIVQEEDVLDTWFSSGLWPHSTMGWPEQTDTLKKYYPTSVLVTSRDIITLWVARMVLFSQENMGTVPFHTVYIHPKILDGNGMTMSKSKGNGVDPMDIEKKYGTDALRFVMASLCTDNQDVRLPVKKEKQEDGSVINTSEKFEIGRNFSNKLWNACRFLFPHLEQAGALSKDMLPMDSSIFALEDRWILSRLNSTIQDATKMLEEFHFAELAGFLYRFVWDDVCSSYLEIKKAVINSETLTAEKKNAMAILSHVLRGVIDLLHPVMPFITEELNATLFPGSERVINSAWPKADASLIDAKIEAAFNQAFAVVESVRGVRGRYNVSPATKLKAVVSVDTAETEASVKDCQAIITELGGLESFSVAVKAAKPKFSASSVVPGGELYIPLEGILDPAAEIARLEKEIEKAKAFAASIERKLSNEKFVNGAPEAVVNAERTKLATQREIIAKDEAALKDLR, encoded by the coding sequence ATGGAAATGGAAACACGTTACAACCCGAAAATTGTAGAAGACCGTTGGCACGACCAATGGAACAAGAATAATGATTTTGCCCCGAGCGGAAAGGGTGAACCGTTCTCCGTCGTCATTCCGCCTCCGAACGTTACGGGTGCTTTGCACCTCGGCCACGCTCTGAACGACACGCTGCAGGACATTCTCGTCCGCTATCGCCGTAAGACTGGCCGCGACACGCTCTGGATTCCGGGCACGGACCACGCCGGCATTGCCACGCAGGCTGTCGTCGAAAAGAGACTTTTCCAGGACGAACACAAGACACGCCACGACATTGGCCGCGACGCCCTCGTGGAACGCATTTGGAAGTGGAAGGACGAATACGAAGCCCGCATCACGAAGCAGCTCAAGAGCCTCGGCGTCAGCTGCGACTGGAGCCGTCAGCGCTTCACGCTCGACCCGGTTTGCGCAAAGGCTGTCCGCCACGCATTCTTCAACCTTTTCAAGAAGGGTCTTATCTACCGCGGCAAGCGTCTCGTGAACTGGGACACCAAGCTCCAGACGGCTGTGGCAGACGATGAAATTTATTACGAAACTGTGAAGGGTCACTTCTGGACATTCAAGTATCCTCTCGCCGACGGTTCGGGCTTTATCCCGGTTTCGACGACTCGTCCGGAAACGATCATGGGCGATACGGCTCTCGCTGTGCACCCGAACGACGAACGCTACAAGCAGTTCATCGGCAAGATGCTCAAGGTTCCGTTCGTGAACCGCGAAATTCCGGTGATTGCAGACGCTATCCTCGTCGACATGGAATTCGGTACGGGTTCCGTGAAGGTGACTCCGGCACATGACCCGAACGACTACGCTACGGGCCTCCGCCACAAGCTCCCGATGATCAACATCATGAACGACGACGGCAGCCTCAACGAAAACGCCGGTCCATTCCAGGGCATGAAGGGTCAGGCCGCACGCGACGCCGTGGTGAAGGGTCTCGAAGATCTCGGCCTCCTCATCAAGGTCGAAGACCACGAAATGCAGGTGGGTCACTCCGACCGTTCCAAGACTGTGATTGAACCGTACTTGAGCGACCAGTGGTTCGTGAAGATGGACGTTCTCGCCGACAACGCGATGAAGGCTGTCACGAGCGGCGAAATCAAAATCATTCCGGAACGCTATGCAAACAAGTACCTCGACTGGCTCAAGGAAAAGCGCGACTGGTGCATCAGCCGTCAGCTCTGGTGGGGCCACCGCATTCCTATTTGGCACGCCGACGAAACGACGACCGAAGAGGACTTGAGCAAGGCTTTCGCAGGCCGTAACGACATTTACTATTACAAGGCACAGAACGGCATCTGGCTCATCTGCTCCGAAGAAGAAAACCTCTCCGAAGATGCAGTTGCCGGTCACAAGATTGTGCAGGAAGAAGACGTGCTCGACACGTGGTTCTCCAGTGGTCTCTGGCCGCACTCCACGATGGGCTGGCCGGAACAGACGGACACGCTCAAGAAGTACTATCCGACTTCTGTGCTTGTGACGAGCCGCGACATCATTACGCTCTGGGTCGCCCGCATGGTGCTCTTCAGCCAGGAAAACATGGGTACGGTTCCGTTCCACACGGTGTACATCCACCCGAAGATTTTGGACGGCAATGGCATGACCATGAGCAAGTCCAAGGGCAATGGCGTGGACCCGATGGATATCGAAAAGAAGTACGGCACGGACGCACTCCGTTTCGTGATGGCAAGCCTCTGCACCGACAACCAGGACGTTCGTCTCCCGGTGAAGAAGGAAAAGCAGGAAGATGGTTCTGTCATCAACACGAGCGAAAAGTTCGAAATTGGTCGTAATTTCTCGAACAAGCTCTGGAACGCTTGCCGCTTCTTGTTCCCGCACTTGGAACAGGCTGGCGCACTTTCCAAGGATATGCTCCCGATGGATTCTTCGATCTTCGCTCTCGAAGACCGCTGGATTCTCTCTCGCTTGAACTCCACCATCCAGGACGCAACGAAGATGCTCGAAGAGTTCCACTTTGCTGAACTCGCCGGCTTCCTCTACCGCTTTGTCTGGGACGATGTCTGCTCTAGCTACTTGGAAATCAAGAAGGCCGTGATCAACAGCGAAACGCTCACCGCCGAAAAGAAGAACGCTATGGCAATCCTCAGCCACGTGCTCCGCGGCGTGATTGACCTGTTGCATCCGGTAATGCCGTTCATCACAGAAGAACTGAACGCAACGCTCTTCCCGGGTTCTGAACGCGTGATCAACAGCGCTTGGCCGAAGGCCGACGCAAGCCTCATCGACGCCAAGATCGAAGCCGCTTTCAACCAGGCATTCGCTGTCGTGGAAAGCGTGCGTGGCGTGCGCGGTCGCTACAACGTAAGCCCGGCTACCAAGCTCAAGGCTGTCGTGAGCGTCGATACCGCCGAAACCGAAGCAAGCGTGAAGGACTGCCAGGCCATCATCACCGAACTCGGTGGACTTGAATCGTTCTCTGTGGCCGTGAAGGCTGCAAAGCCGAAGTTCAGCGCAAGCTCCGTGGTGCCGGGTGGCGAGCTCTACATTCCGCTCGAAGGTATCCTTGACCCGGCTGCAGAAATCGCACGCCTCGAAAAGGAAATCGAAAAGGCCAAGGCATTCGCCGCTTCTATCGAACGCAAGTTGTCGAATGAAAAGTTCGTCAATGGAGCTCCGGAAGCTGTCGTGAACGCCGAACGCACCAAGCTCGCAACGCAAAGAGAAATTATCGCCAAGGACGAAGCAGCCCTGAAGGATCTGCGATAA
- a CDS encoding McrB family protein, with translation MAIPELSRENINQALLYIDENGVPPGYGSKAYDLIVNGKKYPPKYVVAVARHLKDGAAIDTSDYNGVEAKNYFKARGYEIFVKKEILPETNYWLTGTFFNKKDMIDDFVADSYWEGGQVNSSAIMTSIKSVKKGDVLIAKSTTTKGPNHSIPLLKVKAVGLVMSDMWQTEEPNWYKCDVEWIKLPEYKDYEGTAYGKYLGTMHLCKEQNLIGFAKKVLGITVIDDCSSYVNLLKANHNIILHGAPGTGKTYLAKKIAKAMGCGDDEIGFVQFHQSYDYTDFVEGLRPAKNHEDKVSGFELKKGVFKNFCEQAEKNWVDSKKTSNELQREKSVDERIETFLNEAVDSKKEFEIATGNKFYVENLTENFIEVSVPANEKSNELNLKISELKQLLLSDKEIIKGKDVREFFSRKRRLQEDSYIFALYQQLKSLDDKNNQDEKIKVDLKKYVFIIDEINRGEISKIFGELFFSIDPGYRGEKGRIKTQYQNLVDEDEVFAKGFFVPENVYIIGTMNDIDRSVESMDFAMHRRFAFKEIKADDRIEMLTDTEKGLGENAEEAIKRMQSLNKAIETTEGLSSAYDVGPAYFLKLKNYDGDFQQLWDYHIEGVLREYLRGIDDDGKKYEKLKNAYFIAELKEEKAGKTEE, from the coding sequence ATGGCTATTCCCGAATTATCTCGAGAAAATATTAATCAGGCGTTGCTGTATATTGATGAAAATGGAGTTCCGCCTGGCTACGGAAGCAAGGCGTATGACTTGATCGTCAATGGAAAAAAGTATCCGCCTAAATATGTTGTTGCTGTTGCCAGACATCTTAAGGATGGTGCTGCTATAGACACTAGTGATTATAATGGCGTTGAGGCGAAGAATTATTTTAAAGCGCGTGGGTATGAAATATTTGTAAAAAAAGAAATTTTGCCAGAAACAAATTATTGGCTGACGGGAACATTCTTTAATAAAAAAGACATGATTGACGATTTTGTTGCCGACTCCTATTGGGAAGGTGGACAGGTTAATAGTTCTGCTATCATGACTTCGATAAAATCTGTAAAAAAAGGGGATGTTCTAATTGCCAAATCAACGACTACAAAAGGACCAAATCATTCGATACCTCTTCTAAAGGTAAAGGCTGTTGGATTGGTTATGTCTGATATGTGGCAGACGGAAGAACCTAATTGGTATAAATGTGATGTTGAATGGATTAAATTGCCGGAGTATAAGGATTATGAGGGGACCGCATATGGAAAGTATCTAGGAACAATGCATCTTTGTAAGGAACAGAATTTGATTGGATTTGCTAAAAAAGTTTTAGGAATCACCGTTATAGATGATTGCTCTTCTTATGTAAATTTGTTAAAGGCGAATCACAACATCATTCTTCATGGTGCTCCAGGAACTGGTAAAACATATCTTGCAAAGAAAATTGCTAAGGCCATGGGATGTGGGGATGATGAAATTGGTTTTGTTCAGTTTCATCAATCGTATGATTATACCGATTTTGTGGAGGGCCTGAGACCTGCAAAAAATCATGAAGATAAAGTTAGTGGCTTTGAGTTAAAAAAAGGTGTGTTTAAAAATTTCTGTGAACAGGCTGAAAAAAATTGGGTTGATAGCAAAAAGACGTCTAATGAATTACAAAGAGAAAAAAGTGTAGATGAGAGAATAGAGACGTTTTTAAATGAAGCCGTTGATTCAAAAAAAGAATTTGAAATTGCGACAGGAAATAAATTTTATGTAGAAAATCTGACGGAGAATTTTATTGAAGTTTCTGTTCCCGCAAATGAAAAGTCAAATGAATTGAACCTAAAAATATCTGAACTAAAGCAGTTGTTGCTTTCTGACAAAGAAATCATCAAAGGGAAAGATGTTCGAGAATTCTTTTCTAGGAAAAGACGACTTCAAGAGGATTCATACATTTTTGCATTATATCAGCAGTTAAAGAGCCTAGATGATAAAAATAATCAAGATGAAAAAATAAAAGTTGATTTGAAAAAATATGTTTTCATTATTGATGAAATTAATCGAGGTGAAATATCTAAGATTTTTGGAGAATTGTTTTTCTCAATTGATCCCGGATATCGAGGTGAAAAAGGACGAATCAAAACACAGTATCAAAATTTAGTGGATGAAGATGAAGTCTTCGCAAAGGGTTTCTTTGTCCCCGAAAATGTCTATATCATTGGTACAATGAATGATATTGACCGTAGTGTAGAAAGTATGGATTTTGCCATGCATCGTAGATTTGCTTTTAAAGAGATAAAGGCTGATGATCGCATTGAAATGCTTACTGATACAGAAAAAGGTCTTGGGGAAAATGCGGAAGAAGCGATTAAACGCATGCAATCGCTGAATAAGGCGATTGAAACAACAGAAGGACTTTCTTCTGCTTATGATGTTGGACCGGCATATTTCTTGAAGTTGAAAAACTATGATGGTGATTTCCAACAGCTTTGGGATTATCATATTGAAGGTGTATTGCGTGAATATTTACGCGGTATAGATGATGATGGCAAAAAGTATGAAAAATTGAAAAATGCATATTTTATAGCGGAATTGAAAGAAGAAAAGGCTGGTAAAACAGAAGAGTAA
- a CDS encoding McrC family protein, with protein MNFISLKDNTLNQEFSVGKPFDSVRKALDSVAGKNLKSLADKDFKFIIYPPFLKELDVKCSDVIFDVDYSDLSKPKITTGNIMGFVCLDDDIRVNITSRFDSGNKNYFLHYMLQRICNVVYTPQTDAGDDSFFDFLYYLFPNFLNEALKQGVFRAYVNRVYNDANVRGPIDVSRHVRYNIPFNGKIAYHTREYTTDNYVTQLVRHTIEYIRLLSCGKSVLDGNVSSKTSDNIRAIDFATPTYNRKDRQYVISKNLRPITHPYYTAYEPLRRICLAILMHNKLSYGENSTSQINGILFDGACLWEEYLNTVLVNKFKDSLIHPNNRTGFGVQYLFKDDGCQKIRRIYPDFLIDGNVKDGMIDSATAIIDAKYKRLDEKIDRDDVFQILAYLFRFKSKQGFLIHPVECCKACEPKNMTLYNDDSVKLTIVPFVVPKTSGSFEEFCVAMKNAEEKMQEKLKLI; from the coding sequence GTGAATTTCATTTCGTTAAAAGATAATACGCTAAATCAGGAATTTTCAGTAGGAAAGCCTTTCGATAGTGTTCGGAAGGCTTTGGATAGTGTTGCTGGCAAAAATCTAAAATCGTTGGCAGACAAGGATTTTAAATTCATTATTTATCCACCTTTTTTGAAAGAATTAGATGTGAAATGTAGTGATGTTATTTTTGATGTAGATTATTCAGATTTATCGAAGCCTAAAATTACAACCGGCAATATAATGGGCTTTGTTTGTCTTGATGACGATATTCGTGTCAATATAACATCACGATTTGATTCTGGTAACAAAAATTATTTTTTGCATTATATGTTGCAAAGAATATGCAATGTTGTTTATACGCCACAAACGGATGCTGGAGATGATTCTTTTTTTGATTTCTTGTATTATTTATTTCCCAATTTTTTAAATGAGGCTCTTAAACAAGGCGTCTTTCGTGCGTATGTAAATCGTGTGTATAATGATGCGAATGTTCGTGGTCCCATAGATGTTTCTCGGCATGTTCGCTATAATATTCCGTTCAATGGGAAAATTGCTTATCACACACGTGAATATACTACAGATAACTATGTAACGCAATTGGTACGTCATACGATAGAATACATTCGTTTGCTTTCGTGTGGAAAGTCTGTTTTGGATGGGAACGTTTCTTCTAAAACATCTGACAATATAAGGGCTATTGATTTTGCAACGCCGACTTATAATAGAAAAGATCGTCAGTATGTCATATCCAAAAATCTTCGCCCGATAACACATCCTTATTATACGGCATATGAACCTCTTCGTAGAATTTGCCTTGCTATTTTGATGCACAATAAATTGAGCTACGGAGAGAATTCAACTAGCCAAATAAACGGAATATTATTTGATGGCGCGTGTTTGTGGGAAGAATATTTGAATACAGTGCTTGTGAATAAATTTAAAGATAGCTTGATTCATCCTAATAATCGAACAGGATTTGGTGTTCAATATTTATTTAAGGATGATGGTTGTCAAAAAATCCGCAGGATTTATCCGGATTTCCTGATTGATGGTAATGTAAAAGACGGAATGATTGATTCTGCGACTGCTATAATTGATGCTAAGTACAAGCGTCTTGATGAAAAAATTGATCGAGATGATGTTTTTCAGATTCTTGCTTATTTATTTCGATTTAAATCGAAACAAGGGTTCTTGATTCATCCAGTTGAATGTTGCAAAGCATGTGAGCCTAAAAATATGACTCTCTATAATGATGATTCCGTCAAGCTTACGATAGTTCCCTTTGTTGTGCCAAAAACTTCAGGCTCGTTTGAAGAATTTTGTGTGGCGATGAAGAATGCTGAAGAAAAAATGCAAGAAAAATTGAAATTGATTTAG